The Flexivirga aerilata sequence GGGGCCGCGTCGGATTCGCAGCAACCGCAAGCGGATTCGACTGACGCCATACACAGCTCGACGGGGGCGCAGTAAGGTCGCCACCATGACCGAGACCACGGACCCGGACTGCCTGTTCTGCAAGATCGTCGCGGGCGAGATCCCGTCGCAGCAGATCGACGAGAACGACGACACGTTCGTCTTCATGGACATCAACCCGGCGACGCGCGGGCACGCGCTGGTGATCCCGAAGCGGCATACGCAGGACCTGACCACGATCGACCCGGCTGACCTCGCGGCGTGCGCACAGATGGCGCAGCAGATCGCGAAGCGCGCCAAGTCACAGCTGCACGCCGACGGCGTCAACCTGCTCAACTGCTGCGGCGAGGTTGCGTGGCAGACGGTCTTCCATTTCCACATCCACGTGATCCCGCGCTACGTCGACGACAGCGTGCGCCTGCCGTGGATCCCGGCGCCCGGCGACGCAGACGAGATCGCGGCCGCCGCGGAGGCGCTGCGCGGCTGAGCCCGGTGGGTGGGCAGGTGAGCGCTTGCTTAGTTGCTCGCCTAGACTGCGGTGACTTGCCTACCTCAATGGAGTGGAGCGCTCATGCCTGAAGCAGTCATCGTTGCGACCGCACGCACGCCGATCGGGCGGGCCTTCAAGGGTTCGCTGAAGGACATCCGACCCGACGACCTCAGCCTGCAGGTGATCCAAGCCGCGCTCGCCAAGGTGCCCGGCCTGGACCCGGCGCTCGTGGAGGACCTCTACCTCGGGTGCGCCGAGCCGTGGGCCGAGCAGGGCAGCAACATGGCGCGCATCGTCGCCGTGATGGGCGGCTGGGACCACCTGCCCGGCTCCACCGTCAACCGCTTCTGCGCCAGCTCGGTGCAGACGACCCGCATGGCGGCGCACGCGATCAAGGCCGGCGAGGGTGACGTCTTCATCTCGGCCGGTGTGGAGTGCGTCTCCCGCTACGCCGACTTCTCCGGCGCCGGCGGCAGCAAGGCCGACTGGCAGAACCCGAAGTTCGACGAGGCCAAGGCGCGCACCGAGCAGACCGCCAAGGACAACACCACCTGGACCGACCCGCGTGAGAAGGGCCTGCTGCCCGACGCGTACATCGCGATGGGCCAGACCGCGGAGAACGTCGCCACCTCGCGCGGCATCACCCGCGAGCGCCAGGACGAGTGGGGCGTGTCCAGCCAGAACCGCGCCGAGAAGGCGATCGCCGAGGGCTTCTTCGAGCGCGAGATCGCGCCGGTGACGCTGCCCGACGGCACGGTCGTCAGCACCGACGACGGCCCGCGCGCCGGCGTCACCCTGGAGAAGGTCTCGACGCTGCAGCCGGTCTTCCGGGAGAACGGCACCGTCACCGCCGGCAACTGCTGCCCGCTCAACGACGGCGCGTCCGCGGTCGTCGTGATGAGCGACACCAAGGCCAAGGAGCTCGGGCTGACCCCCCTCGCCCGCGTCGTGTCGACCGGCGTGTCCGGCCTGTCTCCGGAGATCATGGGTCTCGGTCCGGTCGAGGCGTCGAAGCAGGCGCTGAAGCGGGCCGGCATGACGATCGGCGACATGGACCTCTACGAGATCAACGAGGCCTTCGCGGCGCAGGTGCTGCCGTCCGCCGACGACCTCGGCATGGACTTCGACAAGCTCAACGTGCACGGCGGCGCGATCGCGCTCGGCCACCCCTTCGGGTCGACCGGTGGCCGCATCACCGCGACGCTCCTCAACGGTCTGCAGAGCACCGACGGCACCTTCGGCCTCGAGACCATGTGCGTGGGCGGTGGCCAGGGTATGGCGATCATCTACGAGCGGCTGTCCTGACACCTGCTGCAGTGGCGCTTCCTCCCGAGATCGACGAGGAGTTGCGCCGGATCGCGCGGCGCTGGCACGAGTTGCCGGCGCCGCGCGCTGCTGCATTGGCGCCCGATCTGCGCGCGCTCGCGCAGTCGTTGGCCGACCGGGTGCGGGCGGCGGCCGGTCGTCCGCCGGTGCCGCTGCCGGAACTCGGTGAGGCGACGCTGCTCGATCAGCTGCGGGTGACCGTGTATGACGCCACCGCCGCGGGCCAGACCGCCGACCTGCCGGACCGGCTGCGTGCGCTGCGGCACGCGATCGGGTGAGGTGCGGCTGGGTCGGCGTGCACAGCCCGCGACCGTCGCGACTTGTGCACGCCCCGGCCACATCCGCGTGCACAGCCCGCAACCGTCGCGACTTGTGCACGCCCCCAGCCCGATTCGCGTGCACAGCCCGCAACCGTCGCGACTTGTGCACGCCCCCAGCCCGATTCGCGTGCACACCCCGCAACCGTCGCGACTTGTGCACGCCCCCAGCCCGATCCGCGTGCGCAGCCCGCAACCGTCGCGACTTGTGCACGCCCCAACCCGCGACGCCCGCGGCGTACCACGACGAAGGGCGGCGCCGACGAGTGTGTGCTCGTCGGCGCCGCCCTTCGTCGTACGAGGAGTCGGAGCAGCAGCCTCAGTTGCGCTGAATGCGGGCGAAGAGGCGCAGCAGCTCGATGTAGAGCCAGACGACCGACACCAGCAGACCGTGCGCCATCAGCCAGGAGTACTTCTCGGGCAGACCGGCGTTGACGCCGCGCTGGATCGAGTCGAAGTCGACGGCGATCGAGTATGACGCCAGGCCCACCGCGAACACGCTGATGATGATGCCGAGCGGGCCGCTGCCGCCGACGCCGAACGGGTTGTCGATGACGCCGGTGAGGACCAGCAGGAAGTTGACGATCGCGAAGAGAAAGTAGCCCATGATCATCAGGCCGAAGATCTTCCGCGAGCGCTCGGTGACCCGGATGAGCCCGAACTTCCAGCCGGCGAACATCCCGGCGAAGACGCAGAGGGTCGCGAGCACGGCCTCGCCGACGACGCCCGGGTAGGCGTTGTTGAAGAAGCCGCTGACGGCCCCGATGAAGAGGCCCTCGCACACGGCATACGCGATGATCAGCGGCACCGAGATGACGCGCTTGAACGAGATCACGAAGCCGAGGACGATGCCGGCGATCATGCCGCCCATCCACAGCGCCATGCCGGCGCCCGGGTTGGCGGCGCCGACGAACCAGCCGACGGCCGCGAAGACCAGCAGGATGCCGAAGAGGGCGAGTGACTTGGTGACGACGTCGTCGACGGTCATCCGGCCCGACTGGCGGGCCGTCGCGGACGGCGCCTCGTAGGCCTTCTCCAGATCGGGCTGGCCCATTGGCGCGCCCGGGTACCCGCCCATCTGCTGACCCGGGTAGCCCTGCTGTCCTGGGTAACCCTGCTGACCGGGGTAGCCCTGTGGCTGACCGGGGTAGCCCTGCTGCCCGCCGGGATAGCCGTATTGGGCGGCGCGCTGCTGGTCGGGCGTGCCGAACTGGCCGTACTGCGGCTGGTCAGCGGCGACTCGGCCTTTGTCCAGGTCGTCGTTGAACCGGTTGAACACCGGATTGGATGCCATCGTGGTCCTCCCTCTACATCGGCGCGCCGGCCGGTGGGATCTTGGTCACCAGTCTACGGTCCGAACGCTCTCACCTGCAGCAACGCGACATTGCAGGGTCCGGGTTCCCCCGAGTGCAGACGTTTCCGCCGGCTCAGATCCCCAGTTCAGACCGCGACGTCCTCCTCGAGCTCCTCCTCGACGCGTGCGCTCAACCGGCCGCGCTCGAGGCGCGCGGCTGCCGTCGTACGACGCCGCTCGACCAGGTGCGCGAGACCGATGCAGAGCACCCCGAGCACCAGCCAGCCGAGGAGTATGGCGAGGGGCCCCGCGACGCTGACGTCCGGGAAGTAGAGGACGCGTCGCAGCGACTCCACGAAGCCGGCGCCGATCCAGAAGTGGTGCAGCCAGCCGAAGAACGCCGGCTGCAGCGTCGTCGGGAAGACGCCGCCCGACGTGGTGAAGTTGAGCGCGACGAAGATCGCGGCGTAGGTGATCGTGCTGAAGCGGCCGAGAATCGGATGCAGCCCGACGCCGATCAGGAGCACGACCGCGGTGTAGAGCAGGGACAGGCCCCAGACCGCGGGGAGGTCACCGGGGAACATGCCGTAGAAGCCGCGGGGCGATCAGCAGCCCCACCGTCGAGATGACGACTGCGGCGCCGAGGGCGATGCCGACGCGGTCGCGCAGACGGCGGCTGGCACCTGCTGCCCCGATGGCGATGGAGCTCGCGTAGGAGCCGACGGTGAGCGCGACGAGGAAGAAGAAGCCGTTCTGACCGATCGGGTCGCTGGCGGGCACGCCGGTCACGTCACGGGTGACGAGAGGCACCCCTTGTTTGGTGGCAACTGGCGAAAACATCTGTGTCGCAGCACTTTTCGCGGCGTCAGAGGCGATGGTGCTGACCAGCAGGGTCGCCTGCTTCGGGCCGGGCACGTAGGCGGCGGTGAGCTCGAGATGCCGGAGCTGGTCGGTCGCGGCGGCGGTGCTCGGCAGCACCGTGACGTCGGCCTTGTCCCCCAGCGCCTGCTGCATCGCACTCGCGACCGGCTGGGCCTGCGCGGTCGACCCGACGACCGCGAGCGGCACGTCGTGCGGCGCGGGCTTGTGGAAGCCGCCCAGATAGGCGACCGCCATGATCAGTCCCATCAGGACCGGCAGTGCGACGTGACTGATAACCGTGCCGAGCGGGGCGCGCTCTTGCGTCATACGGGTGAAACTCCTCGCGACTTGAAGTTGTCTAGTGCAACTTCAAATTAGTATAGTCACCCTATGACCTCGGATGCCAACCCGGCCGCCGCCCGGGAGCGCGAGACGCGACGGGTGCTGGAGCAGCTGCGCGCGTTCACCCGGCGCCTCAACCGCAACTGGTCCAGCTACGTGCCGGAGCTGACGTTCAGCGACTTCATGGCGCTGCGCGCGGTCGCCGATCTCGACGTGCCGACGGTGCAGGACGTCGCGCGCGAACTGCGCATCGACAAGTCGTCGGCGAGCCGGCGGGTGGCGGCACTGGAGCGCGACGGGCACGTCGAGCGGCATCAGATCCCGGGTGAACGGCGCGCCCAGGAGCTCACGCTCACCGCGGTCGGCCGGCGCACCCTGGCGGCTGCCGAGCGCACCAACCTGGCGACCCTGGGCGAACGGATGGCGGACTGGACCGACGCAGACATCGCGCGGCTCGCGCAGTTGCTGGAGCGGTTGAACGGATCAGAGCCGACGGCGTGAACGCCCGAATGCGTCGAGCTCGAGTGCCCCCGACGGGACTCGAACCCGCACTCCAGCGATTTTAAGTCGCCTGCCTCTGCCAGTTGGGCTACGAGGGCGGGAGCCAGATTAGTCGGCGAGCCCCAGGGCGATGCCGTCGAGGATGTCGTGCTCGCTGGTGAGCACGGTGGTGAGGCCGGCCTGCTCCGCGACGCGCTGCACGATCGTGCCCCAGATCAGCGCTCCCGAGCCGATCACGTCGACCCGGCCGGGGTGCATGAAGCCGAGCTCGGCGCGCTGCGCGCGCGTCATCCGCAGGAGGTCGTCGCACGAGTCGACGACCTGGTGCACGGTCAGCGCAGTGCCGTCGATGCGCTCCGGGTCGTATGCCGGCAGCCGCAGCGCGTTGGCGGTGATCGTGGTGACCGAGCCGGCCAGCCCGATCAACGACCCGGCCTCCCCCAGCGGCACGACCTGCGCAGCACTGTCGATGAGAGCGTCGATATCCGTTGTCGCTGCAGCGATTTCGGCGTCGGTCGGCGGGTCCGAGCGCAGGTGCCGCTCGGTGAAGCGCACGCAACCCATGTCGACCGAGCGCGCCGCCGTCACCTGCTCGTCGCCGAGCACGAACTCGGTCGAGCCACCACCCAGGTCCACCACGAGGTATGGCGCAGGCGTCTGCTCACCGGCCACGCTCGTCGCCCCGCGGAAGCTCAGCTGCGCCTCCTCGTCCCCGGTGATCACCTCGGGGCGGATGCCGAAGGCGGAGAACGCGTCGGCGACACCGGCCGCGAACTCTGCGGCGTTGGACGCGTCGCGGGATGCCGAGGTCGCGACGAAACGCACCCGCTCGACGCCCAACTCCACGCACTGCGAGGCATATTCGCGGGCAACGGTGAGCGTGCGCTCCATCGCCTCGGGCGCGATGCGTCCGGTCACGTCGACGCCCTGACCGAGGCGGACGATCTCCATCCGGCGCACCACGTCCCGCACGGTGCGGCCATCGGTGTCGGCGACGAGGAGCCGGATCGAGTTGGTGCCGCAGTCGACCGCGGCGACCCTCGTCATACGTCCTGCTCGGGGGTGTCGGCGGCTTCGGCAGCGTCGGCGACGCCGCAGCAGCCGCGGTCCCACCACTGCGGCAGGGCGGCGAGCGCCTCGTCGCCGAGCGGGTTGACGCCCGGGCCGACCGCCAGCGAGTGGGCGACCAGCACGTGCAGGCACTTGACGCGGTCGGGCATGCCACCGGCCGAAATGCCTTCGATCTCAGGCACACTGCCGAGCTCGGCCCGTCGGCGCAGGTAGTCCTCGTGCGCCGCGCGGTAGGCCGCCGCCAGCTCGGGGTCGGTGCCGAGCCGCTCGGTCATCTCGCGCATCATGCCCTGTGCCTCCAGGGTGCTGATCGCACTGGTCAGCCGCGGGCAGGTGGCGTAGAAGGTGGTCGGGAACGGCGTGCCGTCGGGCAGCCGGGGCAGGGTGCGCACGACCGCGGGGCACCCGCACTCGCAGCGTGCGGCGATCTCGACGACCCCGCGCGGCAGCCGGCCGAGCTGCTGCTCGACGGCCGCCAGGTCGGCGGGATCGACGTCAGGACTTGCGTTTTCGGTCACGAGACGACGGTCAGTGCTTTCCGGAGGCGACGACGGACTGCCACATCTTGCCGTACCACGTGCTGTTCTTGTCCTGCTGGGCCTTCGCGTCCGCGATGGTCTTCGGGTCATTGGTGACGTAGACGGTCACCGTCTGCCCCGGCTTGGCGAAACCGAGTCGCGAACCCGCCTGCGCCTCAACGTATTTGGGGTCGTCCCACTGCTTCTTCTGCTTCTGCAGGTTGCCCAGGTCGGCCTGCTGCGCGGCGACCTTCTTATTGAGGTCGGCGATCTGACCGCGCTGGGACAGGTAGGACCGCAGCGTCGGGGTGATGACGACCGCGAGGAAGACCAGCAGCACCCCGATCACCGTGAGCCGGCGCATCGACCGCGGCGACCGGGTGGGGCGCGTCGCGCGCGTGCGCTGCGCCCCGCCGGTCGCCGTGCGAACAGCGGTCTGCCGCCCCTTCTTCGCCGCTCCGCCGGAGGTCGGGCGCGACGTCGTGCGAGCGCGGGTGGGTCGCGTGGATCGCGAATCCCGTGTCATGTCGGCCTCCTTCGGCTGTCGGGGTGGGGACTTCGTCAGGCCTTGAAGCGCGGGAAGGCGCCGGCCCCGGCATACACCGCCGCGTCGTCGAGCTCCTCCTCGATGCGCAGCAGCTGGTTGTACTTGGCGACCCGGTCCGACCGCGCCGGCGCACCGGTCTTGATCTGGCCGCAGTTGGTGGCGACCGCCAGGTCGGCGATCGTGGTGTCCTCGGTCTCACCGGAGCGGTGGCTCATCATGCAGCGGAAGCCGTTGCTCTGCGCCAGGCTGACCGCGTCGAGCGTCTCGCTCAGCGTGCCGATCTGGTTGACCTTCACCAGCAACGCGTTGGCGGTGCCGGACTCGATGCCGCGCTGCAGCCGCGTCGGGTTGGTGACGAAGAGGTCGTCGCCGACGATCTGCACCTTGTCGCCGAGCTGGTCGGTGAGCGTCTTCCAGCCCTCCCAGTCGTCCTCGTTGAGCGGGTCCTCGATCGACACCAGCGGGTATGACGCAACCAGGTCCGCGTAGTAGTCGGTCATCTCCTGCGCCGACTTCTTGCCGCCCTCGAAGGTGTAGGAGCCCTTGTCGTGGAACTCGCTCGCCGCGACGTCGAGCGCGAGCGCGATGTCCTTGCCCGGCGTGAAGCCGGCCGCCTTGATGGCGTCGATGATCAGGTCGAGCGCGGCCCGGTTGGACTCGAGGTCGGGCGCGAAGCCGCCCTCGTCGCCGAGGCCGGTCGACAGCCCCTTGTCGTGCAGCACCTTCTTCAGCGCGTGGTAGACCTCCGCGCCCCAGCGCAGTGCCTCGCGGAAGGAGCCGGCGCCGATCGGCGCGATCATGAACTCCTGGATGTCGACGTTGGAGTCGGCGTGGGCGCCGCCGTTGAGGATGTTCATCATCGGCACCGGCAGCAGGTGGGCGTTGGGCCCGCCGACGTAGCGGAACAACGGCAGGTCGGCCGAGTCGGCGGCCGCCTTGGCGACCGCGAGGCTCACGCCGAGGATCGCGTTGGCGCCGATCTTGCCCTTGTTGTCGGTGCCGTCGGCGTTGATCATCTCCTGGTCGACCAGGCGTTGCTCGCTGGCGTCGTAGCCGAGCACGCGCGGCGCGATCTCCTCGGCCACGGCGTCGACCGCGTCCTCGACACCCTTGCCGCCGTAGCGCTTCTTGTCGCCGTCGCGGCGCTCGACTGCCTCGAACTGGCCGGTGCTCGCACCGGACGGCAC is a genomic window containing:
- a CDS encoding HIT family protein → MTETTDPDCLFCKIVAGEIPSQQIDENDDTFVFMDINPATRGHALVIPKRHTQDLTTIDPADLAACAQMAQQIAKRAKSQLHADGVNLLNCCGEVAWQTVFHFHIHVIPRYVDDSVRLPWIPAPGDADEIAAAAEALRG
- a CDS encoding acetyl-CoA C-acetyltransferase — protein: MPEAVIVATARTPIGRAFKGSLKDIRPDDLSLQVIQAALAKVPGLDPALVEDLYLGCAEPWAEQGSNMARIVAVMGGWDHLPGSTVNRFCASSVQTTRMAAHAIKAGEGDVFISAGVECVSRYADFSGAGGSKADWQNPKFDEAKARTEQTAKDNTTWTDPREKGLLPDAYIAMGQTAENVATSRGITRERQDEWGVSSQNRAEKAIAEGFFEREIAPVTLPDGTVVSTDDGPRAGVTLEKVSTLQPVFRENGTVTAGNCCPLNDGASAVVVMSDTKAKELGLTPLARVVSTGVSGLSPEIMGLGPVEASKQALKRAGMTIGDMDLYEINEAFAAQVLPSADDLGMDFDKLNVHGGAIALGHPFGSTGGRITATLLNGLQSTDGTFGLETMCVGGGQGMAIIYERLS
- a CDS encoding Bax inhibitor-1/YccA family protein, producing MASNPVFNRFNDDLDKGRVAADQPQYGQFGTPDQQRAAQYGYPGGQQGYPGQPQGYPGQQGYPGQQGYPGQQMGGYPGAPMGQPDLEKAYEAPSATARQSGRMTVDDVVTKSLALFGILLVFAAVGWFVGAANPGAGMALWMGGMIAGIVLGFVISFKRVISVPLIIAYAVCEGLFIGAVSGFFNNAYPGVVGEAVLATLCVFAGMFAGWKFGLIRVTERSRKIFGLMIMGYFLFAIVNFLLVLTGVIDNPFGVGGSGPLGIIISVFAVGLASYSIAVDFDSIQRGVNAGLPEKYSWLMAHGLLVSVVWLYIELLRLFARIQRN
- a CDS encoding MarR family winged helix-turn-helix transcriptional regulator; translated protein: MTSDANPAAARERETRRVLEQLRAFTRRLNRNWSSYVPELTFSDFMALRAVADLDVPTVQDVARELRIDKSSASRRVAALERDGHVERHQIPGERRAQELTLTAVGRRTLAAAERTNLATLGERMADWTDADIARLAQLLERLNGSEPTA
- a CDS encoding Ppx/GppA phosphatase family protein; the encoded protein is MTRVAAVDCGTNSIRLLVADTDGRTVRDVVRRMEIVRLGQGVDVTGRIAPEAMERTLTVAREYASQCVELGVERVRFVATSASRDASNAAEFAAGVADAFSAFGIRPEVITGDEEAQLSFRGATSVAGEQTPAPYLVVDLGGGSTEFVLGDEQVTAARSVDMGCVRFTERHLRSDPPTDAEIAAATTDIDALIDSAAQVVPLGEAGSLIGLAGSVTTITANALRLPAYDPERIDGTALTVHQVVDSCDDLLRMTRAQRAELGFMHPGRVDVIGSGALIWGTIVQRVAEQAGLTTVLTSEHDILDGIALGLAD
- a CDS encoding DUF501 domain-containing protein — translated: MTENASPDVDPADLAAVEQQLGRLPRGVVEIAARCECGCPAVVRTLPRLPDGTPFPTTFYATCPRLTSAISTLEAQGMMREMTERLGTDPELAAAYRAAHEDYLRRRAELGSVPEIEGISAGGMPDRVKCLHVLVAHSLAVGPGVNPLGDEALAALPQWWDRGCCGVADAAEAADTPEQDV
- a CDS encoding FtsB family cell division protein — protein: MTRDSRSTRPTRARTTSRPTSGGAAKKGRQTAVRTATGGAQRTRATRPTRSPRSMRRLTVIGVLLVFLAVVITPTLRSYLSQRGQIADLNKKVAAQQADLGNLQKQKKQWDDPKYVEAQAGSRLGFAKPGQTVTVYVTNDPKTIADAKAQQDKNSTWYGKMWQSVVASGKH
- the eno gene encoding phosphopyruvate hydratase, producing MATIDALLAREILDSRGNPTVEVEVALDDGTIGRAAVPSGASTGQFEAVERRDGDKKRYGGKGVEDAVDAVAEEIAPRVLGYDASEQRLVDQEMINADGTDNKGKIGANAILGVSLAVAKAAADSADLPLFRYVGGPNAHLLPVPMMNILNGGAHADSNVDIQEFMIAPIGAGSFREALRWGAEVYHALKKVLHDKGLSTGLGDEGGFAPDLESNRAALDLIIDAIKAAGFTPGKDIALALDVAASEFHDKGSYTFEGGKKSAQEMTDYYADLVASYPLVSIEDPLNEDDWEGWKTLTDQLGDKVQIVGDDLFVTNPTRLQRGIESGTANALLVKVNQIGTLSETLDAVSLAQSNGFRCMMSHRSGETEDTTIADLAVATNCGQIKTGAPARSDRVAKYNQLLRIEEELDDAAVYAGAGAFPRFKA